A stretch of the Gemmatimonadota bacterium genome encodes the following:
- a CDS encoding SDR family oxidoreductase gives MRRCIVIGASGFLGRHLLDLGDGWQTVGTALSHPSPGLIQLDLTRFDDLKRCLDGLQPDLVIYVAGLTSVDECEADPDLAELLNAIVPAEIAERPGCRLLYVSTDYVFDGRQGHYAEDSSASPINAYGASKARGEKHVLSVNESHLVLRVSGLFDSEGTREGLFPRRHERPDDYVDTNRISSPVHVEDVRRAVHLVVAGGVGGIWHAGGPDALSRYQFRQIIALHDLAIASARPKTYIAHEVHPRRPLNTSLASPRLQGLGWRAGRVLEWFPPHAIGRSLRRGV, from the coding sequence TTGAGACGGTGCATCGTTATTGGAGCCTCCGGCTTCCTCGGGCGACACCTCCTCGACCTTGGGGACGGATGGCAAACAGTCGGCACCGCTCTATCGCACCCCTCGCCCGGGCTCATCCAGCTTGACCTTACGCGGTTCGATGACCTCAAACGCTGCCTCGACGGCTTACAACCCGACCTCGTCATATATGTCGCCGGCCTCACGTCCGTTGACGAGTGTGAGGCGGATCCGGACTTGGCGGAGCTCCTGAACGCGATAGTTCCGGCTGAGATCGCGGAGCGTCCCGGCTGCCGATTGCTCTATGTATCCACGGACTACGTGTTTGACGGACGTCAGGGGCACTACGCTGAGGATTCCAGTGCATCACCCATCAACGCCTATGGCGCCTCCAAGGCTCGCGGGGAGAAGCACGTCCTCTCAGTGAACGAAAGCCACCTCGTGCTGCGAGTATCCGGACTCTTCGATTCTGAGGGAACACGAGAAGGGTTATTTCCCCGCCGGCATGAACGTCCCGACGACTACGTCGACACCAACCGGATCTCCTCACCCGTGCACGTCGAGGACGTTCGTCGTGCTGTGCATCTCGTAGTGGCCGGGGGTGTCGGAGGTATCTGGCACGCTGGAGGACCGGACGCCCTATCGCGGTATCAATTCCGGCAGATCATCGCACTCCATGATCTCGCGATCGCATCCGCGCGCCCCAAGACCTATATAGCCCACGAGGTTCATCCACGACGGCCCCTGAACACGTCCCTTGCATCGCCGCGCCTGCAGGGGCTCGGTTGGCGAGCAGGACGTGTTTTGGAGTGGTTCCCGCCCCACGCGATCGGCCGGTCGCTCCGTCGTGGAGTGTGA
- a CDS encoding radical SAM protein: MSTRSPDPIYLRASVANQCNQNCCYCPKKEGMENRVPAALAGQKLTSEEYVQNLEHIARNGIRGVSITGGEPTLNRDLPRIVEAAAGIFERVELTSNGFALLRMLPSLAPSLDLLKISVDTADPYVNASITNGKVTDLQRAMDCVTEACRLGLNVGINAVVMRSTLGGLDEVMTFARRTNELGHSGQAYVSLLDFYYSPERREIWEREFVPIGHLADDFEERFGARGIQDRFGCTFFWFDAEGVEVRFKDSLGATHRAPKCRRCPHYCQEGIYGLKHSVEGWVTSCPNGEPSLGALLAPGLRPEEADALLAPLIRDIADAVSDRTSFSQMVKTHGLHPDLTLDRTESTTTGLRVLP; encoded by the coding sequence ATGTCGACGCGTAGCCCCGATCCGATCTATCTGCGCGCCTCCGTGGCGAACCAGTGCAATCAAAACTGCTGCTACTGCCCGAAGAAAGAGGGGATGGAAAACCGCGTTCCCGCTGCCCTAGCCGGCCAGAAGCTCACCTCGGAGGAGTACGTTCAGAACCTTGAGCACATCGCGAGGAACGGAATCCGTGGCGTCTCAATCACTGGGGGCGAGCCGACTCTTAATAGGGATCTCCCGAGGATCGTCGAAGCCGCTGCGGGGATCTTTGAACGGGTCGAACTGACCAGTAACGGCTTCGCTCTCCTGCGAATGCTTCCCTCACTGGCCCCGAGCCTGGACCTCCTGAAGATCTCGGTCGACACCGCCGACCCGTACGTCAACGCGTCGATCACGAACGGCAAGGTCACAGACCTCCAGCGGGCGATGGACTGCGTCACGGAGGCATGCAGGCTTGGGCTCAACGTCGGCATCAACGCGGTCGTCATGAGGTCGACACTCGGCGGGCTGGATGAGGTAATGACCTTCGCCCGTCGCACCAACGAACTGGGCCACAGCGGTCAGGCGTACGTCAGCCTTCTCGATTTCTACTACTCCCCGGAGCGACGAGAAATCTGGGAACGTGAGTTCGTTCCGATCGGCCACCTGGCGGACGATTTCGAAGAGCGCTTTGGCGCGAGGGGCATCCAGGATCGCTTCGGGTGCACGTTCTTTTGGTTTGATGCGGAGGGTGTCGAGGTACGCTTCAAGGACAGCCTTGGCGCGACGCATCGTGCGCCCAAGTGCCGTAGATGCCCGCACTATTGTCAGGAGGGCATCTACGGCCTGAAGCACTCCGTCGAGGGATGGGTGACCTCTTGCCCCAACGGCGAGCCAAGCCTTGGCGCCCTCCTCGCGCCTGGCCTCCGGCCTGAGGAGGCGGACGCGCTGCTCGCCCCATTGATCCGGGATATCGCAGATGCGGTGTCGGACCGGACCTCATTTTCTCAAATGGTGAAGACGCACGGCCTTCATCCGGATCTTACGTTGGACCGGACTGAGTCGACCACCACAGGACTGCGGGTTCTCCCTTGA
- a CDS encoding radical SAM protein encodes MIERVVFFQPRTFAARNYLNSSGDEQVWTPWFALMLAPGAQESGLRVELLDARVSDDWRERVRGLGKTDLLAVSVMTGHAITDALAATHEAIDAGARVVWGGPHVTLFPSETLREAPINAVIPGFGAAAFGGLAAAAARGPWPYEQPKTIQSGVFLPLHNRQARSTTTISALDLIEDWAPYVNSDVAIAERTVNLITSEGCARACTYCSEPQTSSRQWITHEVESSIEIAKAIRDRAGADGFKLHDPNFFHDLDRASLFARRFAEELGLPWAATLHPADLSAMPDSKLAELADLGLARVLVGLESPDTKIVRLAGKRYDPAHIPELVERLATAGIRGMFTFIVGWPGADPGHYERTYECARAVRGTWSEHQAKVHFLEPWPGTPIFTLIQREGFVAPRTLNEWAKIDYYQARYASIHDPGQVDRVREVNRELSPYVDA; translated from the coding sequence GTGATTGAACGCGTCGTGTTCTTCCAACCGCGCACCTTCGCCGCGCGAAACTACCTCAACAGCTCGGGTGACGAGCAGGTCTGGACGCCCTGGTTCGCGTTGATGCTGGCGCCAGGAGCACAGGAATCCGGTCTTCGCGTAGAACTCCTGGACGCCCGTGTCTCGGACGACTGGCGGGAAAGGGTGCGCGGCCTGGGGAAGACCGACCTGCTCGCGGTAAGCGTGATGACCGGACACGCGATCACCGACGCGCTGGCCGCCACTCACGAAGCGATCGACGCCGGAGCTCGGGTAGTCTGGGGCGGCCCACACGTGACGCTCTTTCCGTCCGAAACGCTTCGAGAAGCACCAATCAATGCGGTGATTCCCGGGTTCGGCGCTGCGGCATTCGGGGGCCTTGCGGCCGCCGCCGCTCGCGGCCCCTGGCCCTACGAGCAGCCCAAGACGATCCAGTCAGGAGTATTCCTTCCCCTCCACAACCGACAGGCTCGGTCCACCACCACGATCTCCGCCCTCGACCTCATCGAGGACTGGGCTCCGTACGTGAACTCGGACGTCGCCATCGCCGAGCGCACCGTGAACCTCATCACGTCTGAGGGATGCGCCAGGGCATGCACGTACTGCTCAGAGCCTCAGACCTCGTCTCGTCAGTGGATCACGCACGAAGTCGAGAGCTCCATCGAGATCGCGAAGGCGATCCGCGACAGAGCTGGTGCCGACGGCTTCAAGCTGCACGACCCGAATTTCTTCCATGATCTCGACCGTGCGTCGCTCTTCGCTCGTCGTTTCGCCGAGGAACTTGGGCTGCCCTGGGCCGCGACCCTACATCCGGCCGATCTGTCCGCCATGCCCGACTCGAAGCTGGCCGAACTAGCCGACCTCGGCCTGGCGCGAGTACTGGTCGGCCTCGAGAGCCCGGATACGAAGATCGTCCGCTTGGCCGGGAAGAGATACGACCCGGCGCATATCCCCGAGTTAGTTGAACGGCTCGCGACCGCCGGTATTCGCGGAATGTTCACCTTCATCGTCGGATGGCCAGGCGCGGACCCCGGGCATTACGAGAGGACGTACGAGTGTGCGCGCGCCGTGCGTGGGACGTGGTCTGAGCACCAGGCGAAGGTGCATTTCCTCGAGCCGTGGCCCGGAACACCGATCTTCACGCTGATACAGCGCGAGGGTTTCGTCGCGCCCCGGACCCTGAACGAGTGGGCTAAGATCGACTATTACCAGGCACGCTACGCATCCATTCACGACCCGGGCCAGGTGGACCGGGTTCGGGAAGTGAACCGGGAGCTATCGCCCTATGTCGACGCGTAG
- a CDS encoding VOC family protein — MLKRIDAVVLFVSDLDVSKAFYRDQLGLKLKMEAEGFAEFELDNTTIGLLSVSIAQSLVPKDLVTTGGAQQVRGQLAAFVDDVRKTHEELAGRGVPFVKKPSDQPWGQRTANFVDPDGHLWEISQWLR; from the coding sequence GTGCTGAAAAGGATTGATGCCGTCGTGCTGTTCGTGAGCGACTTGGATGTGTCCAAGGCATTCTACCGTGACCAACTCGGCCTCAAGCTAAAGATGGAGGCCGAGGGATTCGCTGAGTTCGAGCTCGACAACACGACCATCGGACTCTTGAGCGTTTCGATCGCACAGAGCCTAGTGCCCAAAGATCTCGTCACCACGGGTGGCGCGCAGCAGGTTCGAGGCCAGCTCGCGGCCTTCGTCGATGATGTGCGAAAGACGCACGAGGAACTGGCCGGACGCGGAGTGCCGTTCGTGAAGAAGCCTTCCGATCAACCATGGGGCCAGCGTACTGCGAACTTTGTTGACCCAGACGGTCACCTCTGGGAGATCTCTCAGTGGTTGCGCTAA
- a CDS encoding HemK/PrmC family methyltransferase — MAPAVNEPPSAFCQTTVRDVLREVQVRLERVAGFETHATYARLLVSAALAVEPADVHPLDAEVLSTKGAVLLEDYFSRSPLPPVPLYLGYCYVGGVRLAVSEATLIPGSETERMFDVATELASRIDARLIAEAGTGCGKIAIVLARRLPKAALYATDCASDALDIARRNIATHGLEDRIKCYHGDWLDPLRADGLGSSIDLIVSNPPYCEERSLAELPSGFATFAPRLAINGGKDGLACHRAIVSSGLEFLRADGWLLLQTDEGQTSNVADCIRHVGGFGEPRVERGSRGTPRFVCAQRRAG, encoded by the coding sequence ATGGCTCCGGCTGTGAATGAGCCGCCGTCGGCCTTCTGCCAGACCACCGTTCGTGATGTCTTACGGGAGGTCCAGGTGCGGCTCGAACGAGTGGCCGGGTTCGAAACTCACGCCACGTACGCTCGCCTGCTCGTCTCGGCCGCGCTCGCGGTCGAGCCCGCCGACGTTCACCCTCTCGACGCCGAGGTCTTGTCGACGAAGGGCGCTGTCCTGTTGGAAGACTACTTTTCTCGATCGCCGCTGCCTCCGGTACCGCTGTATCTTGGATACTGCTACGTCGGGGGCGTGCGGCTCGCCGTCTCGGAAGCAACTTTGATCCCGGGCAGCGAGACGGAGCGGATGTTCGACGTCGCGACAGAGCTTGCATCGCGCATCGACGCCCGATTGATCGCAGAAGCCGGAACCGGGTGTGGCAAGATTGCGATTGTGCTGGCCCGCCGCCTCCCAAAGGCGGCGCTCTACGCGACTGACTGCGCGTCCGACGCCTTGGACATCGCCCGGCGGAACATCGCCACCCATGGGCTGGAGGACCGCATCAAATGCTACCATGGAGATTGGCTGGACCCGCTCCGAGCCGATGGGCTCGGGTCATCCATCGATCTCATCGTCAGTAACCCGCCCTACTGCGAAGAGCGAAGTCTCGCCGAGTTGCCGTCAGGATTCGCCACGTTCGCCCCTAGACTCGCGATAAACGGCGGCAAAGATGGTCTCGCGTGTCATCGGGCGATAGTCAGCTCTGGCCTGGAGTTCCTGCGCGCAGACGGGTGGCTGCTGCTGCAAACAGATGAAGGCCAGACGAGCAATGTCGCCGACTGCATCCGCCACGTTGGGGGATTCGGGGAACCGCGTGTCGAGCGCGGATCCAGGGGCACACCGCGTTTTGTTTGCGCGCAGCGGCGCGCGGGGTGA